One part of the Sebastes fasciatus isolate fSebFas1 chromosome 8, fSebFas1.pri, whole genome shotgun sequence genome encodes these proteins:
- the LOC141772776 gene encoding deoxynucleoside triphosphate triphosphohydrolase SAMHD1-like, with product MLADADTSSDSIKKKESKVFNDPIHGTVELPPLLIKMIDTPQFQRLRYIKQLGGAYFVYPGASHNRFEHSIGVAHLAGKLAKALQTRQKEDSEITKAPKTRQKDDPEITEAQKTRLEYEITDRDILCVQIAGLCHDLGHGPFSHMFEQMFIDIARPQVDKKKKWKHEKASKEMFDHMVKSNNLEDEMKKNGLKLPDDTIFIKEMIAGLPKRDQGQEWPYKGRKKEKSFLYEIVANKRNGIDVDKFDYLARDSYHLGIQNNFDHRRFIKFARVCEVDREMHICTREKELDNLYEMFHTRHCLDRRAYKHKVNKIIETMIAEAFLKADEYIPIEGSKGKMFKLSTAIDDMEAYTKLTDAYVFEKILHSTDDELKEAREILENITKRKLYKFLGQTQADETKSVEELKEIWKKELALPEEDGLKADNFKDLLKEMIPRWKVELALPEEDGLTPEDFVVVDITMDYGMKDENPIDKMRFYNKEDDKKAFKIPENRKSKLYPKCFSETLIRFYCKKTDDKKCLETAEKHFKNVKQRFFPEPLGVQRPSTTGPVAEASRLNEPQSADQG from the exons ATGTTGGCAGACGCAGATACGAGCTCTGACAGcatcaaaaagaaagaaagcaag GTGTTTAATGATCCCATCCATGGCACGGTGGAGTTACCCCCACTTCTCATCAAAATGATTGACACACCTCAGTTCCAGAGACTACGATACATCAAGCAGCTTGGAGGGGCCTACTTTGTGTACCCTGGAGCATCCCACAACCGCTTTGAACACTCAATTGG GGTGGCACACTTAGCAGGAAAACTTGCAAAAGCTCTGCAAACAAGGCAAAAGGAGGACTCCGAAATCACTAAAGCCCCGAAAACAAGGCAAAAGGATGACCCCGAAATCACTGAAGCCCAGAAAACAAGGCTGGAATACGAAATCACTGACAGGGACATCCTTTGTGTGCAGATTGCTGGTCTTTGCCATGACTTGG GACATGGGCCCTTTTCCCATATGTTTGAGCAGATGTTCATCGACATAGCACGTCCACAagttgacaaaaagaaaaagtggaag CATGAGAAAGCCTCTAAAGAGATGTTTGACCACATGGTGAAAAGTAATAACCTGGAGGACGAGATGAAGAAGAATGGCCTGAAGCTGCCCGATGACACTATCTTCATCAAAGAGATGATTGCAGGACTGCCTAAAAGAGATCAAGGCCAGGAA TGGCCATATAAAGGTCGTAAAAAAGAGAAGTCCTTCCTCTATGAAATCGTGGCCAACAAAAGAAATGGCATTGATGTGGACAAGTTTGACTACCTTGCCAG GGACTCCTACCACCTGGGCATCCAGAACAACTTTGACCATCGCCGCTTCATAAAGTTTGCCAGGGTGTGTGAGGTGGACAGGGAG ATGCACATCTGCACTAGAGAAAAG GAGTTGGACAATCTGTATGAAATGTTCCACACAAGGCACTGTCTCGACAGAAGAGCCTACAAGCACAAAGTGAACAAGATCATAGAGACTAT GATCGCAGAGGCTTTCTTAAAAGCAGACGAGTACATCCCGATTGAAGGCTCAAAGGGGAAAATGTTCAAACTCTCCACAGCCATAGATGACATGGAGGCCTACACCAAGCTGACAG ATGCATATGTGTTTGAAAAAATCCTCCACTCTACCGACGACGAGCTGAAAGAGGCGAGGGAGATTCTAGAAAACATCACCAAACGAAAACTCTATAAGTTTCTGGGCCAAACCCAGGCAGATGAAACCAAGAGCGTCGAAgag CTAAAGGAAATATGGAAAAAGGAATTGGCCCTCCCTGAGGAGGATGGGCTGAAAGCAGACAACTTTAAAGATCTG CTAAAGGAAATGATTCCCCGTTGGAAAGTGGAATTGGCCCTCCCTGAGGAGGATGGGCTGACACCAGAGGACTTTGTAGTTGTG GACATTACTATGGACTATGGGATGAAAGACGAGAACCCCATCGATAAGATGCGTTTCTACAACAAGGAAGACGACAAAAAAGCATTCAAGATCCCGGAAAACAGG AAGTCCAAGCTTTACCCAAAGTGCTTTTCTGAGACGCTGATCAGGTTTTACTGCAAGAAGACTGATGACAAGAAATGTCTGGAGACAGCAGAGAAGCACTTCAAAAATGTGAAGCAAAGATTCTTTCCAGAGCCTCTG GGGGTGCAGCGCCCTAGCACCACTGGACCTGTAGCAGAAGCAAGCAGGCTCAATGAACCTCAATCCGCTGACCAAGGGTGA
- the LOC141772774 gene encoding deoxynucleoside triphosphate triphosphohydrolase SAMHD1-like, which produces MENRKRPSESVLTPNGSFKTPDKRVPAVPLLDSDYARWGVEETCRYLRAEGLGEWEDTFRAQNITGVGLRYLKDDGLEKIGIQYLGDRLKILHSLRKLWQIEAEPNKVFNDPIHGHVELHHLLVKIIDTPQFQRLRNLKQLGGAYFVFPGASHNRFEHSVGVAYLAGQLVQVLNARQPELLISRRDILCVQIAGLCHDLGHGPFSHMFDQLFIPKSRPEINWKHEKASLLMFDYLVNDNGLKPVMEQHGLVLPEDLDFIKEQIAGPQDTNAAQGHKWPYRGRPEEKSFLYEIVANKRNGIDVDKWDYFARDCHHLGIQNNFDYRRFLKFARVCEVDGQKHICTRDKEVGNLYDMFHTRNCLHRRAYQHKVGSIIETMITEAFLKADKYIQIEGSGGKMFTLSTAIDDMEAYTKLTDHVFEQILNSSSPELAESRQILRNITCRRLYKCLGQTQAKKTLSVTKEMIHNWEAELAQSIPQSGSQDVSLQPEDFVVSVIFLDYGMKEKDPINNVRFYCKDDPTKAIQIRKNQVSKLLPEQFAEQLIRVFFKKTDDRSLEAAKKHFVQWCMDMDFTKPKDGDIIAPELTPLKANWLNNNEGENGEGGGSGEVNCASGKKRAKVQLSFDK; this is translated from the exons ATGGAGAACCGAAAGAGACCGTCGGAGTCCGTTTTGACCCCTAATGGCAGCTTCAAAACGCCGGACAAGAGAGTGCCCGCGGTCCCACTACTGGACTCGGACTACGCGCGATGGGGAGTCGAGGAAACGTGTCGGTACCTGCGAGCAGAAGGTCTCGGAGAATGGGAAGATACATTTAGAG CACAAAATATCACAGGTGTCGGGCTGCGGTACCTCAAGGATGATGGTCTGGAGAAGATTGGcataca GTACCTTGGTGACCGTCTGAAGATCCTGCACAGCCTCAGGAAGCTGTGGCAGATAGAAGCAGAGCCAAATAAG GTGTTTAATGATCCCATCCACGGGCATGTGGAGCTGCACCATCTTCTGGTCAAAATCATCGACACTCCTCAGTTCCAGAGGTTACGAAACCTGAAGCAGCTCGGAGGGGCCTACTTTGTTTTTCCTGGAGCATCCCACAACCGCTTTGAACACAGCGTTGG AGTGGCTTACCTGGCAGGGCAACTTGTACAAGTTCTGAACGCGAGGCAGCCAGAGCTCCTCATCTCTCGCAGAGACATCCTTTGTGTGCAGATCGCTGGGCTCTGCCATGACCTGG GACACGGGCCATTTTCCCACATGTTTGACCAGCTGTTCATCCCAAAATCCCGTCCAGAAATTAACTGGAAG CATGAGAAAGCCTCTCTACTCATGTTTGACTACCTGGTGAATGACAATGGACTGAAGCCGGTGATGGAGCAGCACGGCCTGGTGCTGCCTGAGGACCTGGACTTTATTAAGGAACAGATTGCCGGACCACAGGACACTAATGCAGCTCAAGGCCACAAG TGGCCATATAGAGGCCGTCCAGAAGAGAAGTCCTTCCTCTATGAAATCGTGGCCAACAAAAGAAATGGCATTGATGTGGACAAGTGGGACTACTTTGCCAG GGATTGCCACCACCTGGGCATCCAGAACAACTTTGACTATCGCCGCTTCCTAAAGTTTGCCAGGGTGTGTGAGGTGGACGGCCAGAAGCACATCTGCACTAGAGACAAG GAGGTGGGCAATCTGTATGACATGTTCCACACGAGGAACTGTCTACACAGAAGAGCCTACCAGCACAAAGTGGGCAGCATCATAGAGACTAT GATCACAGAGGCCTTTTTAAAAGCAGACAAGTACATCCAGATTGAAGGCTCAGGAGGGAAGATGTTCACTCTCTCCACAGCCATAGATGACATGGAGGCCTACACCAAGCTGACAG ATCATGTGTTTGAACAAATACTCAACTCCTCCTCCCCGGAGCTGGCGGAGTCGAGGCAGATTCTACGCAACATCACCTGTCGACGCCTCTATAAGTGTCTGGGCCAAACCCAGGCAAAGAAAACCCTGAGTGTCaccaag GAGATGATTCACAACTGGGAAGCAGAGCTGGCTCAATCCATCCCTCAGAGCGGCTCCCAGGATGTCAGTCTGCAGCCAGAGGACTTTGTAGTTAGT GTCATTTTTTTGGACTATGGGATGAAGGAAAAGGACCCCATCAACAATGTGCGTTTCTATTGCAAAGATGACCCAACCAAAGCCATTCAGATTCGCAAGAACCAG GTGTCTAAACTCCTCCCAGAGCAGTTTGCAGAGCAGCTGATCAGGGTCTTCTTCAAGAAGACGGATGACAGGAGTCTGGAGGCAGCAAAGAAGCACTTTGTCCAGTGGTGCATGGACATGGACTTCACAAAGCCTAAG GATGGAGACATCATAGCACCTGAGCTGACTCCTCTGAAAGCCAACTGGTTGAACAACAATGAGGGTGAGAATGGTGAAGGTGGCGGCTCCGGGGAAGTAAACTGTGCTAGTGGAAAAAAGAGAGCCAAAGTGCAGCTTTCATTCGACAAGTAA